The genomic region TGGGCAATACCTGGGGCCCAACTTTTATCTAACCTATACTCTGAGGGAGTATAAGTTCTAGTATGACTTCTTTGAAGCTCATCACTAGGGCATGCATATATCGCTGAATTGTAAGCATTCGGGACAGCCGCGGCGCTTTTTTGTGCATAAGACATATTTCGACCATCGTAGGCGGAGACACTATCATCCCAAGAGATATGATTAGCCCAGTCAGTGAGGGGGAAATAATTGTCGTTGTCATCTCCATACATATAAATCATCGTGCCGATCTGTTTCATGTTGCTTTTGCAAACGGCCATTCTTGATTTTTCTCTGGCTTTACCTAGGGCGGGTAACATCAAGGAAGCTAAGATGCCAATAATGGCAATGACGACTAAGAGTTCAATAAGAGTGAATTTTTTCATATACGATCCTTTTTATACCTATGCCCATTGCGGGGTAAATTTAGGTCTAGTTTTATCAATGAATGACGACTACTTAAAGATAATAAACCCGCATAATTCCCCGATTTAACAGGAGATTCAAAAAAAAGTAATAATAATTATTTCGTCTTAGGGAAGCTGACTTAATGGCTCCTAGATTGGGACTTATCTTGATCTCTTTAATTTATACTAATGTTTGCCTTCGCGCGTAAACGCAAGGCTTTACTTATTTTTTGTTATTGAGTGGGATATGTGCTTCTTTCATGTATCCCTCTAATTTGGAAAGTAATTCAGGGTATTGCTTGGCGAGGTTCTTGCTTTCGCCGAGGTCATTTTTCAGATTGTAGAGTTCCATGTGCTTAAAAGAGCCAGTTTTTTTGTCTTTGACTTGAACCGCTTTCCAATCGCCACAACGTAGGGAGCGTTTTGTGAATGAGCGAGAGCGCATACCCGCTTCGATAAATTCATGATAAAGGTATTTGTGCTCTTGCTGTTTTCCTTTAGCGAGAAGCGTGGGCAAAAGAGAAATTCCATCGGATTGTTGGGGAATAGCTTGTCCAGTAATTTCTGCCATAGTGGGCAGAATATCCCAAAAGGCACTAATATGGGCACTTTTGCTTCCCTTAGCGATTTTTTCAGGCCAACGCACCATAAAGGGGGTGCGGATGCCCCCTTCATAGAGATCGCGCTTGATGCCGCGAAGGGGGCCATTGGAATTCCAGAAGTCCGGTTTATGTCCACCTTCACGATGCGCACCATTATCACTAGAAAACATGATGATCGTATTTTTATCGATGCCCAATTCATCGAGCATAGCGAATAGCGCACCAATTTGATTATCGAAGTTTTCCATCATCCCCGCAAAACCAGCGACGGGATTTTGTACGGGCGGGCAGGGCTCGCCTTTAGGAGCGCCATACTTTGCGATGACGTGGTCAAATTGTGGATAGACTTTGCGCCACTTTTCGTGCATCGCCGGTGGTGCATGCATCGCTGCATGAGGGATGGCGGTGGGGATGTAGCAAAAAAGGGTGTTTTGGATTCGGCATTTTCTTTAATGAAATCTAAGGCATCCTGCATAATAAGATCGTGAATATAAGTACCCTTTTTCAAAGGAACTTCTACGCCATCTCTTACGATGCTCGTCGGGTAGTAGGTATGGGCGACACCTTGATTTTTCCAGCCAGAAAAATGATCAAAACCATGGCTGAGAGGATTTGTATTTCCCTTCAAATTTGTATGACCCAGTCCCCATTTTCCGTAGGCACCCGTTGCGTAACCCGCATTTTTGAATAAGCGTGGAAGAGTAATCATTTCGGGATTGAGAGCAAAATTATTTTCACCTCCATTGCCACGACAATGCACATGCCCGGGATGTTGGCCGGTCATGAGAACCGCGCGGGAAGGTGAGCAGACAGTATTACCGGAGTAGTGGTCGCTAAACTGCATACCCTCAGTCGCAATACTATCAATATGGGGAGTTTTGAGTTTTTCTTGACCATAGCAAGCGAGGTCACCATAGCCAAGATCATCCGCCAAAATATAGATCACGTTGGGTTTATCGGCCGCTAGGGCTTGGCAAGCGAGAGCGAGTAAAGAGAGTGTGATGGAAAGAGTTTTTTTCATATCTGACTCTTTAGTTTAGCAGTGTTTTTTTTGATTTTAAGTGGGGAGAACTTCGGGTTGAGTTGAGTTGGAACGGGGCAATTTAGCTCCGCACGCCATTTTTTTAGCATGTTGATTTTCCGGTTTAAAATTTTTGATCAAAAGTGGAGTAGGAAGACCAGTAAAATTTCAATGAATTTCTTACGAGGTCTATATGTTAAACCCTCATAAAATCAATATGTAACACTTAATCGCTTCTTTGGGAATCCCACATGGTGTTAAGGGTGGGGGCATCGTAAGATGGAAGTGTCGCAGCAAACTTCATGAATTCAACATGGCCATCGACAAAAAGATAATTCGATGAATTTTCGTGTCCAAGCCATCCGGCTTCCTGACGCTCAAGAGTAATAAACAAAGGCGCAACGCCGCCGTATTTTTTATTGCCGAGTTTATTACCTTCATCGTGACATTCTAGAAAACTAATGACTTGGGATGGCTTCGTGACACCTTCAATTCTGCGAGAATTAAAATTTTTTCGATAAGACACATCACCTTTGGCCATTTCACCGGAAACCCCCCTGAGAAAAGGCCACACCGTCCCTTCTGCGTTAGTTGCCAAAAAATTCATAGCATAAGATCTATTAATACCTGAGCCTGTAGTTTGCGCCATACTAGGGCAACGATAGATGGCCCCCGAGTTCTCTGCTACATCATTTGTGGTCAGAGTGGCCAGTAATTTTTGGGCATTACTTAGGTTGCGGCCATCATAATCACTCAAAAAATCATCCCATGAAATATTCTGAGATGGTCCATTGTTCCATTCATAAGCTCCTCCTGGCATGTACCCTTCATAATCATCCGTATACATAAAGACTGTTGTGCCAATCTGTTTCAAATTAGATTTACAGGTCGCTGATTTTGCTTTTCCCCTAGCACTTGATAGGCTGGGGAGGAGAAGGCTTGCAAGAATGCCGATAATGGCAATAACGACTAAGAGTTCAATAAGAGTAAATTTTTTCATTGGAGTCCATTCATATATATAAAGATTGCTTTCAGTACCAGGAAATAATGTATACTAAACCCCACTGATTATTATTTGTTAGAGAAAAATAGCAATATTTCTGTAAAATATGAATATCTTTAAGCTTTCAC from Lentisphaera profundi harbors:
- a CDS encoding prepilin-type N-terminal cleavage/methylation domain-containing protein, which produces MKKFTLIELLVVIAIIGILASLMLPALGKAREKSRMAVCKSNMKQIGTMIYMYGDDNDNYFPLTDWANHISWDDSVSAYDGRNMSYAQKSAAAVPNAYNSAIYACPSDELQRSHTRTYTPSEYRLDKSWAPGIAQNLDSLNMGDINSPSNTLMMAEVSDAVNLMGSRGLAAVPAGSYVNYLIPHDGLFGANYLMADGSVKKLTYSATRVRSDGTMPSGGDALDSMWDTGK
- a CDS encoding prepilin-type N-terminal cleavage/methylation domain-containing protein, with protein sequence MKKFTLIELLVVIAIIGILASLLLPSLSSARGKAKSATCKSNLKQIGTTVFMYTDDYEGYMPGGAYEWNNGPSQNISWDDFLSDYDGRNLSNAQKLLATLTTNDVAENSGAIYRCPSMAQTTGSGINRSYAMNFLATNAEGTVWPFLRGVSGEMAKGDVSYRKNFNSRRIEGVTKPSQVISFLECHDEGNKLGNKKYGGVAPLFITLERQEAGWLGHENSSNYLFVDGHVEFMKFAATLPSYDAPTLNTMWDSQRSD